A window of Streptomyces gilvosporeus contains these coding sequences:
- a CDS encoding universal stress protein — MKDVITVGLDGTPESLSAARWAAHEARLRNARLRLLHSWVMLAPESSAHPVDERDQNYWPHRIMNEAREAVRAQEPDLPLEESLATKDPLEALEEAAGESDLMVLGSRDLGAVSRYVLGEIGLQIVAHTETPVVLVRNRQEPSATESDRDVVVGLSLHEPCEALLDFAFHSAARRRVTLRVVHGRHLPAHAYNRGGGVEPYVAEMTAKDAQRELAEALRPWRERFPEVRVAERVELESPAPALLRDAVEAGLLIVGRRHKRRMLAARIGHVVQAAVHHAPCPVAVVPHE; from the coding sequence ATGAAGGACGTCATCACTGTCGGCCTGGACGGTACGCCCGAGTCGTTGTCCGCGGCGCGGTGGGCGGCGCACGAGGCGCGGCTGCGCAATGCCCGGCTGCGGCTGCTGCACTCCTGGGTGATGCTGGCGCCGGAGTCGTCAGCGCACCCCGTCGATGAACGGGACCAGAACTACTGGCCGCACCGGATCATGAACGAGGCGCGGGAGGCCGTACGGGCGCAGGAACCGGACCTGCCGCTGGAGGAGTCCCTGGCGACCAAGGACCCCTTGGAGGCTTTGGAGGAGGCCGCCGGGGAGTCGGATCTGATGGTCCTGGGGTCGCGGGATCTTGGTGCCGTATCGCGCTATGTGCTGGGCGAGATCGGGCTGCAGATAGTCGCGCACACCGAGACTCCGGTCGTGCTGGTACGGAACCGGCAGGAGCCGTCGGCAACCGAGAGCGACCGCGATGTGGTGGTCGGGCTGAGCCTGCACGAGCCCTGTGAGGCGCTGCTCGACTTCGCTTTCCACAGCGCTGCGCGCCGCCGTGTCACGCTGCGTGTCGTACACGGCCGGCATCTGCCGGCGCATGCGTACAACCGCGGTGGCGGGGTGGAGCCGTACGTCGCGGAGATGACGGCCAAGGACGCGCAGCGGGAGCTGGCCGAGGCACTGCGGCCCTGGCGGGAGAGGTTCCCCGAGGTGCGGGTGGCGGAGCGGGTGGAGCTGGAGAGTCCGGCGCCGGCACTGCTGCGCGATGCCGTTGAGGCGGGGCTGCTGATCGTCGGACGGCGGCACAAGCGCCGGATGCTGGCGGCGCGGATCGGACATGTGGTGCAGGCGGCCGTGCATCACGCGCCCTGTCCGGTGGCGGTGGTGCCGCACGAGTGA